One window of Candidatus Bathyarchaeia archaeon genomic DNA carries:
- a CDS encoding branched-chain amino acid ABC transporter permease: MLQVLIFIELALRALLLGALYSIISVGFSLIFGVARILNFAHGIQLVFAAFLGYLFYNIIGDSITAALFAIFISFLLGAAIEKIIYPFRHPEIRTIMLTFGLGRILEQILYAVWGPVYIMYPLYISGSLKIFDISISTHRIILAAFAISITLLLWLFVTKTKLGKAIRAVAQDEEAAMIMGINIKRIRLTTFAIAGALAGTAGLLLNSIYMFHPAIGWEYLGIALSIVIFAGLGDIRGAIIAGFILSLTETLIGYFISPLWRTVAYFAIIIITLLIRPSGLFRRSG, encoded by the coding sequence ATGTTACAGGTCTTGATATTTATTGAATTAGCTTTGAGAGCATTACTCTTAGGAGCATTATACAGTATAATAAGCGTCGGCTTCTCTCTCATTTTTGGCGTAGCACGTATATTAAACTTTGCTCATGGTATCCAATTAGTTTTTGCCGCCTTTTTAGGTTACCTCTTCTACAATATAATTGGCGATAGCATTACCGCAGCACTCTTCGCCATCTTTATATCCTTCCTTCTCGGAGCTGCTATTGAAAAAATAATTTATCCATTCAGGCACCCAGAAATCAGAACGATCATGCTTACTTTCGGTTTAGGTAGAATTCTTGAACAAATCCTCTATGCGGTGTGGGGTCCAGTATATATAATGTACCCACTATACATTTCTGGTTCTCTAAAGATCTTTGACATATCAATAAGCACCCACAGGATTATTCTTGCAGCTTTCGCCATCAGCATTACATTACTACTATGGCTCTTCGTTACAAAAACTAAACTCGGAAAGGCTATACGAGCGGTTGCGCAGGATGAGGAGGCTGCTATGATTATGGGCATTAATATCAAACGTATACGTTTAACGACGTTCGCTATAGCTGGTGCCTTAGCTGGTACCGCGGGCTTGCTTCTGAATTCGATTTATATGTTTCACCCAGCTATTGGATGGGAGTATCTTGGAATAGCATTATCAATCGTCATATTTGCAGGCTTAGGGGATATTAGAGGAGCAATAATTGCTGGTTTTATCTTGTCATTGACTGAAACATTAATAGGGTATTTTATCTCACCACTATGGCGCACAGTAGCATATTTCGCCATCATAATTATAACATTACTCATAAGACCTTCCGGACTATTTAGAAGGAGTGGGTGA
- a CDS encoding branched-chain amino acid ABC transporter permease, with protein MTLNKKLFLNIIGIVVLALIPLLTDNPYIIHVVILSSVYAIFASSWDLISGCAGQINLGHALFFGGGGYIVAFLTLWYNIHPLLCLPLAGLSMAALSLVVGVPSLRLHGPYLAITTLAFSETIRALILAFPEVTRGDEGFSVRAFLHGYIPNYYVSLLLMIVLVGIMHYIGNHRLKLPLAAIRQNEVVAQASGINTTKYKLLSFLISSFCSGVAGAFFAFYRMAVTPEALTIGMTIDGMTMAVIGGRGTILGSVIGAFALTFISESLRGFIYRVRHLIYAALLVFFLMLMPEGIINTLASDRIKSLFYNMCSHLLKRRAKRQVNYGS; from the coding sequence TTGACTTTGAATAAGAAATTGTTCTTAAATATTATTGGCATAGTTGTTTTAGCGCTAATACCATTACTAACAGATAACCCTTACATTATACATGTCGTTATACTATCCAGTGTTTACGCAATCTTCGCGTCTAGCTGGGACCTGATTTCTGGCTGTGCGGGGCAGATAAACTTAGGTCACGCCCTTTTCTTTGGAGGCGGAGGATACATAGTCGCATTTTTAACTCTCTGGTATAATATCCACCCCCTTTTATGCCTTCCTTTAGCTGGTCTCTCTATGGCAGCTCTAAGTTTGGTCGTCGGAGTACCTAGTCTGAGACTACATGGTCCCTACCTCGCAATAACTACCCTGGCTTTCTCTGAAACCATAAGAGCCTTAATATTGGCTTTCCCAGAAGTAACTAGAGGGGATGAGGGCTTTTCAGTAAGAGCTTTTCTTCATGGCTATATCCCAAATTATTACGTTTCGCTCTTGTTAATGATCGTGCTTGTAGGCATAATGCACTATATTGGAAATCATAGGCTCAAGCTTCCACTTGCAGCGATACGCCAGAATGAGGTTGTTGCTCAAGCTTCAGGGATCAATACAACAAAATATAAGTTATTATCATTTCTGATAAGTAGCTTCTGCTCTGGAGTAGCTGGCGCGTTTTTCGCATTTTATAGAATGGCTGTTACCCCAGAAGCGCTAACCATAGGCATGACAATCGATGGCATGACTATGGCTGTTATAGGTGGGAGAGGGACAATTCTAGGCTCCGTAATTGGGGCATTTGCTCTCACCTTTATATCTGAGTCGCTTCGCGGCTTCATTTATAGGGTTCGCCATCTAATATACGCCGCGCTTCTAGTATTCTTCTTAATGTTAATGCCTGAGGGGATCATAAACACATTAGCATCTGATAGAATTAAGTCTTTGTTTTATAATATGTGTTCTCATCTCCTTAAAAGGAGGGCGAAAAGGCAAGTAAACTATGGATCTTAG